The Leptospira johnsonii genome window below encodes:
- a CDS encoding tetratricopeptide repeat protein, producing MNEPIEKPQAGKEEEDSHFAQIKSLAKEAYRFLDSRQWDKAESKLKELLAKEPSNTYGLVGMGDLHFKRKEFRQALDFYNRCIKEDSSNKFSLMGLMNCYREMNLLNRVIEVAEEYRHITITDASILSRVADAHRKLKNFKESEVYYMQALQINPKDQYVIVGLGHLFFACQRYKDAISWWEKLLVIQPDNIKILTEIGNSYRKIKDFDEAIRYYRRAADLDPRNFFALYGLAESYRGKKDFRKANEFWERILEFDPDNKLIINRYADSLRGMGEFDKALECFNRILSEGEDYFALLGKASSLKMKGARDKAEEIYVDLHKKFPMDPRPVVELSELYSDIGKRDEALKLLNDFHKKQPLNEEVKQKLDSFSE from the coding sequence ATGAACGAGCCTATTGAAAAACCCCAAGCAGGAAAGGAAGAAGAAGATTCACATTTTGCTCAGATCAAAAGTTTAGCAAAAGAGGCCTACCGTTTTCTGGATAGCAGACAATGGGACAAAGCCGAATCTAAATTGAAGGAACTTCTGGCTAAGGAACCGAGTAATACTTACGGTTTAGTTGGGATGGGAGACCTTCATTTTAAACGAAAGGAATTCAGACAGGCCCTGGATTTTTATAACAGATGTATCAAAGAAGATTCATCCAATAAGTTCTCTCTGATGGGGCTTATGAACTGCTACAGGGAGATGAACCTACTCAATCGAGTCATCGAAGTAGCGGAAGAATACAGACATATTACTATCACAGACGCATCCATTCTAAGTAGAGTTGCGGACGCTCATAGAAAACTCAAAAACTTCAAAGAATCAGAAGTATATTATATGCAGGCATTGCAGATCAATCCTAAGGATCAGTATGTGATCGTAGGTTTGGGGCATTTATTCTTTGCCTGCCAAAGATATAAAGACGCAATCAGCTGGTGGGAAAAACTCTTGGTTATCCAACCGGATAATATCAAGATCCTAACCGAAATCGGTAACAGTTATCGTAAGATCAAAGACTTTGACGAGGCGATCCGTTATTATCGCAGAGCTGCCGACCTGGATCCAAGGAACTTTTTCGCATTATACGGTTTGGCAGAATCTTATCGTGGTAAAAAGGATTTCCGCAAAGCGAACGAGTTCTGGGAAAGAATTCTGGAGTTCGATCCGGATAATAAACTTATCATCAACAGATATGCTGACAGTTTAAGAGGTATGGGAGAATTCGACAAAGCTTTAGAATGTTTTAACAGAATTCTTTCCGAAGGTGAGGATTATTTCGCGCTTCTTGGTAAAGCTTCTTCTTTGAAGATGAAAGGTGCAAGAGATAAGGCGGAGGAAATTTATGTGGATCTCCATAAAAAGTTCCCAATGGATCCTCGCCCAGTGGTAGAACTTTCGGAACTCTATTCCGATATAGGAAAAAGAGACGAAGCCCTCAAGTTATTAAACGACTTCCACAAAAAGCAGCCTCTAAACGAGGAAGTAAAACAAAAGCTGGATTCTTTCTCGGAATAA
- a CDS encoding metallophosphoesterase, with protein MIFDSSDRRIAVVGDIHGFWTWVDTEYFSKSNYDSVIFTGDLGNNLPRNANKIAQSISKIRKPKYIILGNHDTTSIPQLLMEITNASPNMGYLSHTFHLLRYKKLLKDLGDTRICGYNLSDDGKGISLLGARPLSMGARFNFQIFIKSVFGISSYEESENKLLELVQGLDFQKQDLIILAHNGPFGLGARAHDIWGCDFKSEEGDFGDKDLGNFIRKLSSQGKTPKVVIAGHMHHSSRKLRVETRIWKKKEEGILYLNPARVPRIFSDKEGNIWHHHVELTRKNGVWNAEAKYLKNGTEEIFPLPEFLEREKNRVEVKD; from the coding sequence TTGATATTTGATTCTTCTGACAGGCGGATTGCTGTAGTAGGCGATATACATGGATTCTGGACCTGGGTCGATACCGAGTACTTTTCCAAAAGCAATTATGATTCTGTGATATTTACCGGAGATCTTGGAAATAATCTCCCGAGGAATGCGAACAAGATCGCTCAATCGATCTCTAAAATTCGGAAACCAAAGTATATTATTTTAGGAAATCATGATACTACTTCCATCCCTCAGTTGCTCATGGAAATTACCAATGCTTCGCCTAACATGGGTTACTTAAGTCATACTTTTCATCTGCTTCGATACAAAAAACTTCTAAAAGATCTGGGAGACACTCGAATTTGCGGGTATAATCTTTCCGATGACGGTAAAGGTATTTCACTTTTAGGGGCTAGACCTCTTTCTATGGGAGCCAGATTTAATTTTCAGATCTTTATTAAGTCTGTGTTCGGGATTTCTTCCTACGAAGAGTCGGAGAATAAACTTCTGGAGTTAGTCCAAGGTCTGGACTTTCAAAAACAGGATCTGATCATACTTGCCCATAATGGTCCCTTCGGTTTAGGAGCTAGGGCTCATGATATTTGGGGCTGCGATTTTAAAAGTGAAGAGGGGGACTTTGGAGATAAGGATTTAGGTAATTTTATCCGAAAACTTTCGAGCCAAGGCAAAACTCCCAAGGTAGTGATCGCAGGGCATATGCACCATTCTTCCAGAAAATTAAGAGTTGAGACCAGAATATGGAAAAAGAAAGAAGAAGGTATTCTGTATCTAAATCCTGCGCGAGTCCCTCGCATATTTTCAGACAAAGAAGGAAATATCTGGCACCATCATGTAGAGCTGACTAGAAAGAACGGAGTTTGGAATGCTGAGGCAAAATATTTAAAGAATGGAACGGAGGAAATTTTTCCCCTCCCTGAGTTTCTAGAGAGGGAGAAAAATAGGGTAGAAGTAAAAGACTGA
- a CDS encoding methyl-accepting chemotaxis protein codes for MKNINKEISVFSARFLFLTEGLGYLIGTPFAIVFLVHFMDLDLKGANSLWFVMGVIFVLGLITSSLSSFYKLKPLRKYSKQFAEGAVTRETVMGAQKAVFRLPILHASDILVRIWLGGGLFVVSLGIFLPISKTDYSILLGLIVFGGLASAVYFYLITDWLKDNLTRTDLFGSISLESLVKLNLTRSLALIFFSIVLVLAIGVSLVVYKLNYESLKSAYTNQMLNVAQTLDILTQGIYEDTEEEAELIIRNKTLGLLVSQKKWKEAENFLGNFLGTSQRFEGIAVWKEAGDWFSHSVGTGTLASSAIVPLTSAFQLPGADEIRNIHKEKTFFFSEPSNSTQNGSPVILYIREFELTDGSKAFLVFSVRIGDLTNNIIQSIKIGKTGYPGLLTPKMTFLNHVSESMRLKKMEDLPFAKFFVNAQDGVPIKYVMDGAYKSMLVHTNKKYGFRSFVTIANEEVSKEAISTIFYMLAISFSGLFVIGFIIYFILSKSLKPLSDSQNLIEKMSEGDLTHKLTVLSRDEIGEMAISINEFNRKVKAVLHKIFDASHSLANSSEEMSGTLKTISDNAQSQAAASEEISASIEEISAGMDAISYRTKEQVSLLNSLDSEMEEFSSSIQNTSENLENTLSHVKEITDEARRGGKSLELTDQSIKKISQSSDQITGVIEIITTISEQIHLLALNAAIEAARAGAAGKGFAVVADEISKLADKTSDSMKEIENIIQANETEIGIGVSNIRDTVSVIGGIIQKIETIYIRMNEVSSVMGEQLVRNQIVNKKGQEVKERSEGIQTAIQEQKLAVEEISKTISSINDLTQSNASSTEELSSGSVGLAHLSEDLKNQAEYFHF; via the coding sequence ATGAAAAACATAAACAAAGAAATTTCCGTCTTCTCCGCAAGGTTCCTATTCTTAACCGAGGGTCTAGGTTATCTAATCGGAACTCCATTTGCGATCGTATTTCTGGTCCATTTCATGGACTTAGATCTAAAGGGAGCCAATTCTCTTTGGTTTGTCATGGGTGTGATCTTCGTCCTAGGACTTATCACCAGTTCACTTTCTTCTTTTTATAAATTAAAACCGCTACGAAAATATTCCAAACAATTTGCAGAAGGTGCAGTAACTCGAGAAACGGTCATGGGCGCTCAAAAAGCGGTGTTCCGCCTCCCGATTCTACACGCATCGGATATTCTGGTGAGGATCTGGCTGGGAGGTGGGCTCTTTGTAGTTTCACTCGGTATCTTTTTACCGATCAGCAAAACAGATTATTCTATCCTTTTAGGACTAATAGTATTCGGAGGACTTGCGAGTGCGGTTTATTTTTATCTCATCACGGATTGGCTAAAGGACAATTTAACCAGAACAGATCTATTCGGTTCTATATCTTTAGAATCCTTGGTAAAACTCAATCTGACCAGATCCTTGGCGCTGATCTTCTTTTCTATCGTTCTAGTCTTGGCGATCGGAGTCTCGCTAGTAGTTTACAAACTCAATTACGAATCCCTAAAAAGTGCTTATACTAATCAAATGCTGAATGTGGCCCAAACCCTGGACATTCTCACCCAAGGTATCTATGAGGACACGGAAGAAGAAGCCGAACTAATCATTCGAAACAAAACCTTAGGACTTTTGGTCTCGCAAAAAAAATGGAAGGAAGCGGAGAATTTCTTAGGTAATTTTTTAGGGACCAGCCAAAGATTCGAAGGAATAGCAGTCTGGAAAGAAGCAGGAGACTGGTTCTCTCATTCCGTCGGGACTGGCACCTTAGCAAGTAGCGCGATAGTTCCTTTAACTTCCGCATTCCAACTTCCTGGAGCGGACGAAATAAGAAATATACATAAGGAAAAAACGTTCTTTTTCAGCGAGCCTTCTAACTCCACCCAAAACGGTTCTCCTGTCATTCTATATATTAGAGAATTTGAATTAACGGACGGCTCCAAGGCTTTTCTGGTATTTTCCGTTCGGATAGGAGACCTTACAAATAATATCATCCAATCCATCAAGATCGGAAAAACAGGTTATCCCGGACTACTAACCCCTAAGATGACCTTCTTAAATCATGTCAGCGAAAGTATGAGATTAAAAAAGATGGAAGATCTTCCTTTTGCGAAATTCTTTGTAAACGCTCAAGATGGAGTCCCTATCAAGTATGTGATGGACGGCGCTTATAAATCCATGTTAGTTCATACTAATAAAAAATACGGATTTAGATCTTTTGTAACCATCGCAAATGAAGAAGTTTCCAAAGAAGCGATCTCTACGATCTTTTATATGTTAGCCATCTCATTCAGCGGGCTATTTGTTATTGGGTTTATCATTTACTTCATTCTATCCAAAAGTCTAAAGCCATTAAGCGATAGCCAAAACCTGATCGAAAAAATGTCGGAAGGAGACCTGACCCATAAACTCACAGTTCTTTCCAGGGACGAAATCGGAGAGATGGCGATCAGTATCAATGAGTTCAATCGTAAGGTAAAAGCGGTACTTCATAAAATTTTTGATGCGTCTCATAGTCTGGCAAATTCTTCCGAAGAGATGTCAGGCACGTTAAAGACGATCTCCGATAATGCACAAAGCCAGGCGGCGGCCTCCGAGGAAATTTCCGCTTCTATCGAGGAGATCTCCGCTGGAATGGACGCAATTTCTTACAGAACCAAAGAGCAAGTCAGTCTTTTGAATTCTTTGGATTCCGAAATGGAAGAATTTTCTTCTTCTATCCAAAACACTTCCGAAAATCTGGAAAACACTCTTTCTCATGTAAAAGAGATCACTGACGAGGCCAGAAGAGGTGGAAAGTCTTTGGAATTGACTGATCAAAGTATCAAGAAAATTTCCCAGAGTTCTGACCAGATCACCGGTGTGATCGAGATCATCACAACCATTTCGGAACAGATCCATCTCTTAGCGTTGAACGCAGCTATCGAAGCAGCAAGAGCCGGGGCAGCGGGAAAAGGATTCGCGGTGGTCGCGGACGAAATTTCCAAACTAGCGGACAAAACTTCCGACAGCATGAAAGAGATAGAAAATATTATCCAAGCAAACGAAACAGAGATAGGGATCGGTGTCAGCAATATCCGGGACACAGTAAGTGTGATCGGAGGGATTATCCAGAAAATAGAAACGATCTATATTCGGATGAACGAGGTATCTTCCGTGATGGGAGAACAGCTGGTCCGAAATCAGATCGTGAATAAAAAAGGCCAGGAAGTAAAGGAAAGGTCAGAAGGCATCCAAACCGCAATCCAGGAGCAAAAACTGGCAGTAGAAGAAATTTCTAAAACAATTTCGAGCATCAACGACCTGACCCAATCTAACGCGTCTTCTACAGAAGAATTGAGTTCCGGTTCAGTAGGACTCGCCCATTTGTCCGAGGATCTGAAAAACCAAGCAGAGTACTTTCATTTTTGA
- the ilvB gene encoding biosynthetic-type acetolactate synthase large subunit has translation MPKTEAKISGARLMVELLEEYGVDIVFGYPGGAILPFYDELYKSTKIKHILVRHEQGAIHMAEGYARSTGKLGVCIATSGPGATNLVTGLTDAKLDSVPILAITGQVATNAIGTDAFQEADIYGITIPITKYNALIKSADDIARHFQEATLVALGGRPGPVLLDFPKDVQTELTSVRKVDKLKIDPRHYQKPPIGGDLDSFAAALNKAKRPLLYVGGGAINANASKEIKELAEKGNIPVTTTLMGIGAFPGTHQLAVGMLGMHGTAYANKAVLECDYILNLGARFDDRVAKPGEFAEGAVRAHIDIDTAEFNKRVSVDHLLHGDLKEVLKALIPKVNKVDRSDWVGFLDTLKKNHPLEFDDSTDTIKPQGFLQKLYEKSKGKAIVSTDVGQHQMWAAQYYLFEEANRWLTSGGLGTMGYGLPAAIGAKFGNPNKTVICVSGDGSIQMNIQELATIAMYKKGVKVLIFNNNFLGMVRQWQELFYEERFSESEWNYNPDFVKLGEAYSIKGLRISNKSEIDKALEFFLEDDDARILEVMIPAEEKVFPMIPAGKSQKDMIEFSDTVRAGKK, from the coding sequence ATGCCGAAAACCGAAGCAAAAATCTCCGGTGCCCGCTTGATGGTCGAACTCCTGGAAGAATACGGAGTGGATATCGTCTTCGGATATCCTGGCGGAGCAATTCTGCCATTTTACGACGAATTATATAAAAGTACTAAAATCAAACATATCCTAGTCCGCCATGAACAAGGCGCTATCCATATGGCAGAAGGGTATGCTCGTTCTACAGGAAAGCTAGGGGTATGTATTGCCACTTCCGGTCCGGGGGCTACGAACCTTGTAACTGGACTTACTGACGCAAAACTAGACTCGGTTCCTATCCTTGCAATCACCGGACAGGTAGCAACCAACGCAATTGGAACAGATGCTTTCCAAGAGGCCGATATTTATGGGATCACTATCCCAATCACAAAGTACAATGCGCTGATCAAGTCCGCGGATGATATCGCTAGACATTTCCAAGAGGCAACCTTAGTCGCCTTAGGCGGAAGACCCGGTCCTGTTCTTTTGGATTTTCCAAAGGATGTACAGACGGAGCTCACTTCCGTTCGTAAAGTGGATAAACTTAAAATAGATCCTAGACATTACCAAAAGCCTCCGATTGGAGGAGATTTGGATTCTTTCGCAGCAGCATTGAATAAGGCAAAACGTCCTCTTCTTTATGTAGGAGGAGGAGCGATCAATGCGAATGCTTCCAAGGAGATCAAGGAGCTTGCGGAGAAGGGAAATATTCCTGTTACCACAACTCTTATGGGGATCGGAGCTTTTCCAGGCACTCACCAACTTGCTGTTGGAATGTTAGGAATGCACGGGACTGCTTACGCTAACAAAGCTGTATTAGAATGTGATTATATTCTAAACTTGGGAGCTAGGTTCGACGACCGAGTCGCCAAACCTGGCGAATTTGCCGAGGGCGCCGTTCGCGCTCATATTGACATAGACACTGCGGAATTTAATAAAAGGGTTTCTGTGGATCATCTTCTACATGGTGACCTGAAAGAAGTCCTAAAGGCGCTTATTCCGAAAGTGAATAAGGTAGATCGCTCCGATTGGGTCGGATTTTTAGATACATTAAAGAAGAATCATCCATTAGAGTTCGACGATTCCACCGACACTATCAAACCGCAAGGGTTCCTGCAGAAATTATACGAAAAGAGTAAAGGAAAAGCAATTGTTTCCACTGATGTGGGACAACACCAAATGTGGGCCGCTCAATATTATCTTTTTGAAGAAGCGAATCGTTGGCTGACTTCCGGAGGACTTGGTACAATGGGTTATGGCCTTCCGGCAGCTATCGGGGCTAAATTCGGAAATCCTAATAAAACAGTAATTTGTGTTTCCGGAGACGGTTCAATCCAGATGAATATCCAGGAATTGGCAACCATCGCAATGTATAAGAAAGGGGTCAAGGTCCTGATCTTTAACAATAACTTCTTAGGAATGGTCCGTCAATGGCAGGAACTATTCTATGAGGAAAGATTTTCCGAGTCTGAATGGAATTATAATCCTGATTTCGTAAAATTAGGAGAGGCTTATTCCATAAAAGGATTAAGGATTTCTAATAAATCGGAGATCGATAAGGCATTGGAATTTTTCTTAGAAGACGATGATGCAAGGATCTTAGAAGTTATGATCCCCGCGGAAGAAAAAGTATTCCCGATGATCCCTGCGGGCAAATCCCAAAAAGACATGATCGAATTTTCCGACACAGTTCGGGCCGGTAAAAAATGA
- the ilvN gene encoding acetolactate synthase small subunit translates to MKHILKILVNNHPGVMSHVSGLFTRRSYNIDSIAVGVTQDPEISNMVIVVKGDDSVVEQVKRQLLKLPDVIDVEDLAYHDCISRELVLVVVKVEDSNRTEVISICEVFQAKIADLTKTTMTIEFSGNTRQVEHFMEMMQKFGIQEIARTGQIALKYRSN, encoded by the coding sequence ATGAAACATATACTGAAAATTTTGGTAAACAATCATCCGGGAGTGATGAGCCATGTGTCCGGTCTATTTACCAGAAGAAGTTATAATATAGATTCTATTGCGGTAGGTGTTACCCAGGATCCTGAAATTTCGAATATGGTGATCGTAGTCAAGGGAGACGATTCCGTAGTAGAACAGGTAAAACGCCAACTTCTAAAACTTCCGGATGTGATCGATGTAGAAGATCTTGCCTATCATGACTGTATCAGCAGGGAACTCGTACTTGTTGTGGTAAAAGTGGAGGATTCCAATCGTACCGAGGTCATTTCTATTTGTGAAGTGTTCCAAGCAAAGATCGCGGACCTGACCAAGACCACTATGACCATAGAGTTTTCCGGCAATACAAGGCAGGTGGAACATTTTATGGAAATGATGCAGAAGTTCGGGATCCAAGAAATCGCACGTACTGGCCAAATCGCCTTAAAATACAGATCTAACTGA
- a CDS encoding helicase, translated as MSGESVLLQELEKLELNDLKKTASLWNIPKLPFKEKNKNVKFLYDSFLDEFYLKGVLEKLTVLQVNIYTSILKNKNVLTLGEISRKVNIPPINVEMELNLLRKYQLVYQRKNRERLTNNLDKYHAFDELADLVSLDQNLKGDKYKVSVEKLLDRKKLTDISNEWKKAVKAPAKIDSIRKFITHATSDEAYEAAIVSLSELERDTVVRIYLSGGAADADDIRSFIVMSRGKYETIIPSLVEKGMIADVCFVEEKFVRIFALPEELLKYIQNNPILPSVKKGTRQRQEKLATNELDFFLNTKKLLSYISRKGLVLAKSGKVKQADHKRTEQELLNPDISIFPEKSQIYQMELILPILKLLNLADIKGENIILRGDLDGFLSKDIFEIMKLVIHEVNEARMKRVNPPEVFQPTEMPFYDKMILDKCVNLIIKSKRIHLSVIFSNIIREHLIFSPGFRTKNFQTDLADLRKEIMSAIFYLHLFGLLEVEYPNRFLTLSKLGEYFFQTGELAGVTEKGGITINPDFSVIAFPEKVSIYGIHLLKAFTELKDYDRVYTFVLTKEAYQLGILLGYKTNEFVDFLKASSKAELAQNLLFLLEDWGGNLPVVEVAEDCVLVRTKDQNVMELLLGQIKGKKIVLDEIGPTAVLVDKTRVQDVITVAEKLNLIINLTR; from the coding sequence ATGAGCGGCGAATCGGTTTTATTGCAAGAATTAGAAAAACTCGAACTGAACGACCTAAAGAAGACCGCCTCTCTCTGGAACATTCCCAAGCTCCCGTTCAAGGAAAAGAATAAGAACGTTAAGTTTCTTTATGACAGTTTTCTAGACGAGTTTTACCTCAAAGGGGTTCTTGAAAAACTCACTGTACTCCAAGTTAATATCTATACTTCTATCTTAAAAAATAAGAATGTTCTTACGTTGGGAGAGATTTCCCGAAAAGTAAACATTCCTCCTATCAACGTGGAGATGGAACTTAACCTTCTTCGCAAATACCAACTCGTATACCAAAGAAAAAACAGAGAAAGACTTACCAATAACCTGGATAAGTACCATGCCTTTGACGAGCTGGCAGATTTAGTTTCCTTAGATCAAAACCTGAAAGGAGACAAATATAAGGTCTCCGTCGAAAAACTTCTAGATCGTAAGAAGCTGACTGATATTTCCAACGAATGGAAAAAAGCAGTCAAGGCTCCTGCAAAGATAGATAGTATTCGCAAGTTTATCACTCACGCGACTTCCGACGAGGCGTATGAGGCAGCTATTGTATCCTTATCCGAACTGGAAAGAGATACCGTGGTCAGGATCTACCTGAGTGGCGGTGCGGCTGACGCGGACGATATCAGAAGTTTTATCGTAATGAGCCGAGGCAAGTACGAGACCATTATTCCTTCCTTGGTCGAAAAAGGGATGATTGCAGACGTTTGTTTCGTAGAAGAGAAGTTCGTCAGGATTTTTGCTCTTCCGGAAGAACTTCTTAAATATATCCAAAACAATCCGATCCTGCCTTCCGTTAAAAAAGGAACTCGCCAAAGACAGGAAAAGCTCGCGACTAACGAGTTGGACTTCTTTTTAAATACCAAAAAACTCCTTTCTTATATCAGCAGAAAAGGTTTGGTTCTGGCTAAATCCGGCAAGGTAAAACAGGCGGATCATAAAAGAACGGAACAAGAATTATTAAATCCGGATATCAGTATCTTCCCGGAAAAAAGCCAGATCTATCAGATGGAACTTATCCTTCCTATCCTGAAACTTTTGAACCTGGCGGACATCAAAGGCGAGAATATCATTCTGAGAGGGGACCTGGACGGTTTTTTAAGCAAGGATATATTCGAGATCATGAAACTCGTCATCCATGAGGTGAACGAGGCCAGAATGAAACGGGTCAATCCTCCTGAAGTTTTCCAACCTACGGAAATGCCTTTTTACGATAAGATGATCTTGGACAAATGTGTGAATCTGATCATCAAGTCCAAACGTATCCATCTTTCCGTTATTTTCTCTAATATTATCAGGGAACATCTGATCTTCAGCCCTGGTTTCCGCACGAAAAATTTCCAGACGGATCTGGCGGATCTTCGTAAGGAGATCATGAGTGCGATCTTCTATCTGCATTTATTCGGACTATTAGAAGTAGAATACCCGAACCGTTTCCTAACTCTTTCTAAGTTGGGAGAATATTTCTTCCAAACGGGAGAGCTTGCAGGAGTTACAGAGAAGGGTGGAATTACGATCAACCCGGACTTCTCCGTAATCGCATTCCCGGAAAAAGTTTCTATCTACGGAATTCATCTATTAAAAGCGTTCACAGAACTCAAAGACTACGACAGGGTTTATACTTTCGTTCTGACCAAAGAAGCCTACCAATTGGGAATTCTACTGGGATATAAAACGAATGAGTTCGTAGACTTCTTAAAAGCTTCTAGCAAAGCGGAGCTGGCCCAAAACCTTCTATTCTTATTAGAAGACTGGGGCGGAAACCTGCCTGTGGTGGAAGTTGCAGAGGATTGTGTGCTTGTCCGAACCAAAGACCAGAACGTGATGGAACTTTTACTTGGTCAGATCAAAGGCAAGAAGATAGTTTTGGACGAAATTGGACCAACCGCAGTGCTTGTGGATAAAACTAGGGTCCAAGACGTGATCACCGTCGCCGAAAAACTGAACCTGATCATCAACTTAACTAGATAA